A single region of the Solwaraspora sp. WMMD791 genome encodes:
- a CDS encoding tyrosine-type recombinase/integrase has protein sequence MHNLSDYPVGRAVEDFLVDRASRKPSPHTLQAYRRDLTAVLRLIGDDAATDATAPTAVDLPLSAVGQRQLRAAFARFAAPRSPASVHRAWSTWNSFFTFLVAEGAVAGNPMPAVGRPRAPLPVPKPLRGEETPETLLAAAARGDNRQRDPWPERDLAVVALALCAGLRLGELLALRVGSLTGRDGERRLEVAGKGGRFRTVPVEPALDATIAGYLASRRRRFGPRSVRPDGALLVDRAGEALRRGGLQYLVRSCFRRAGIVERVPRGAALHALRHTFATRLAEDGANAAEIMRLLGHASLTASQHYIDVTADQQRAAVRANRSNRSLQRLVTDGVPEDPYR, from the coding sequence ATGCACAATTTGTCGGATTACCCGGTGGGTCGGGCGGTCGAGGATTTCCTCGTCGACCGGGCCTCCCGCAAACCCTCCCCCCACACCCTGCAGGCCTACCGCCGCGACCTGACCGCCGTACTGCGACTGATCGGCGACGACGCCGCCACCGACGCGACCGCCCCGACCGCCGTGGACCTGCCTCTGAGCGCTGTCGGGCAGCGTCAGCTCCGGGCGGCGTTCGCCCGGTTCGCCGCCCCCCGCTCCCCCGCCTCCGTGCACCGTGCCTGGTCGACCTGGAACTCGTTCTTCACCTTCCTCGTCGCCGAAGGCGCCGTGGCGGGCAATCCGATGCCGGCCGTCGGCCGGCCCCGCGCTCCCCTGCCGGTGCCGAAACCACTGCGCGGTGAGGAGACCCCGGAAACGCTGCTGGCCGCCGCCGCCCGTGGCGACAACCGCCAACGCGACCCCTGGCCGGAACGGGACCTCGCCGTCGTCGCGCTGGCCCTCTGCGCCGGCCTGCGCCTTGGTGAGCTGTTGGCGCTGCGGGTGGGGTCGCTGACCGGCCGCGACGGCGAACGGCGCCTCGAGGTGGCCGGCAAGGGCGGACGGTTCCGGACCGTGCCGGTGGAGCCCGCCCTGGACGCCACGATCGCCGGCTACCTCGCCAGCCGGCGGCGGCGCTTCGGACCCCGGTCGGTACGCCCCGACGGTGCTCTGCTGGTCGACCGGGCCGGTGAGGCCCTGCGCCGGGGCGGGCTGCAGTACCTGGTGCGGTCGTGCTTCCGCCGGGCCGGGATCGTCGAGCGGGTACCCCGTGGCGCGGCGCTGCACGCGCTGCGGCACACGTTCGCCACCCGGTTGGCCGAGGACGGCGCCAACGCCGCCGAGATCATGCGGCTGCTCGGGCACGCGAGCCTGACGGCGAGTCAGCACTACATCGACGTGACGGCCGACCAGCAGCGGGCGGCGGTGCGGGCCAACCGGTCGAACCGGTCGCTGCAGCGACTGGTGACCGACGGTGTGCCGGAAGATCCCTACCGCTGA
- a CDS encoding SDR family oxidoreductase → MAPVTVVTGGSRGIGAATVRRLAAAGHDLVIGYRRDADAAHAVRDDVRAAGRTAISVAVDTTDPAGVAALFDAAADLGTLTGLVNNAGVTSRIGPFVDLTVDDLRRVVDVNLIGYVLCAQQAARRMGAGGAIVNVSSAAATLGSPGEYVHYAAVKAATDTLTIGLAKELGPRGIRVNGVAPGTVHTDIHALSGEPNRPDRVAPMVPLRRAGQPQEIAGAVAWLLSDEASYTTGAVIRVAGGL, encoded by the coding sequence ATGGCACCGGTCACCGTGGTCACCGGCGGCAGCCGGGGGATCGGCGCGGCCACCGTACGCCGCCTCGCCGCCGCCGGACACGACCTCGTCATCGGCTACCGGCGCGACGCCGACGCCGCCCACGCGGTCCGCGACGACGTGCGGGCGGCGGGCCGTACCGCGATCAGCGTCGCCGTCGACACCACCGACCCGGCGGGCGTCGCCGCGCTGTTCGACGCCGCCGCCGACCTCGGCACGCTCACCGGTCTGGTCAACAACGCCGGCGTCACCAGCCGGATCGGACCCTTCGTCGACCTGACCGTCGACGACCTGCGCCGCGTCGTGGACGTCAACCTCATCGGGTACGTCCTCTGCGCCCAGCAGGCCGCCCGCCGGATGGGCGCCGGCGGTGCCATCGTCAACGTCTCGTCCGCCGCCGCCACCCTCGGCAGCCCCGGCGAGTACGTCCACTACGCCGCCGTCAAGGCCGCCACCGACACTCTCACGATCGGCCTGGCCAAGGAGCTCGGCCCCCGGGGCATCCGGGTCAACGGCGTCGCTCCCGGCACCGTCCACACCGACATCCACGCCCTGTCCGGTGAGCCGAACCGTCCGGACCGGGTCGCGCCGATGGTGCCGCTGCGTCGGGCCGGGCAACCGCAGGAGATCGCCGGCGCCGTCGCCTGGCTGCTCAGCGACGAGGCGTCCTACACCACCGGGGCGGTGATCCGGGTCGCCGGCGGTCTGTGA